The Lutzomyia longipalpis isolate SR_M1_2022 chromosome 2, ASM2433408v1 DNA window AAGCCGTgtcatttcatttattataaagtttattttataaatgtgtaaaatctaataaattgactaaattattgattaattaagtAATATATGGTACAAATGAAAATTGCCCGAAAATCTTGTATTAAGTATACACATATATAcctcaattttaaattcttgtcCCCATCAACTtgttagagaaaatattttgtaactcttattttaaatttaaaaagaagagcaagggaagtttctttattattcAGATAATCAATTTATTAGGAATTGCTAAATTTCTTTCTATAATACTTACACATCTGTATAATGTATGATACCGTAAGACTATATTCTTACATACTTTGCTCAAACTAAACCATACATAGTATAGTATTATATACAAAGTacattcaattgaaataaattcctattcctatcctttttttttgctttgacaTTGCTTGTAATACAGACATCATTGCTTTTCGGTatggagagaaagaaaatctttggtgacaaaacaatatttcttcctttcttCGCACATGATTTAACAACCATACTCGTTCATAGACAAGCGACAAGGCtggaaattgtgaaattaataTTGCGGTCTCGCATTTCATGTGGGAGGAAAAGGAACGTTTTCTGTAATCCATCTATGGAGTTCCCAAGCACAGAAGGATGAAAGCAAAAAGAAGATCTATAAGTAATCCGATGTTTTCTGAGATAGAAAAGGATTATCTCCGGCGATGGTCACAGTGCGCAAAATTTAAAACTGTCGCATCCTCTTGTTAGATGATCCACAAATATTATGACCATTTTTTGCGtctctcaaaaaattcttcaaaaagcGGTGAGGTGAAGAGTTATGGGGGAAAAACGTCCTACAATGTGAATGTacaaagaatttgcaaaaagatcacttaaaaatgtaaactttCTCCTTTGCTAAAATTAATCGGAAGGAGATGAAGTGAAATTTGAATCAAAATCGAATGGAATTAATCGCCcataatgaaattatttcaacgGACTTGATACTCTGTCAATCGCCCACGCTATTGCTTCTCGTGAGAGTCCAACAAACCATTTAATGCATTAATTCATGTGCGCAGTCCAACTTTGTCGCTTGTTAATAAGTCTCGCAGTGACTTTTATAAATATATGCTTGTTCCTCGAAGTAgaggaatatttaattttttaaaatatgcataagcaataaagtaaaaatagataaaacttTCATAAAACAACAGTTGTGGAAATGTCGGTCTCTAATGAGTCCGTTCCTTTTCCTGTATCGAAATTCATttctatattatgtacatacaatcTAAAATAAATGGCATATTATATATCATTGTTACCCACCCAATAATTTTTACACATCAATGGTTTcgttttaatgaattaaaaaaatacaatagtttttaataaaattgttactGCACTCTAAAATTCGACATCACGCTTTTAACCAGATAAGTTTTGCACTTGTGCGATACTTtagattttgaattttctatttcaaaatatttaacaatacATAGTCTTGAAACAGTAAAACTATTACCATATTACCCATATTACTATATAGATCTATTTTCATCAGTCTTCTTTCCCTTTTTActcagaagatttttttgtgtttttttttatttcgaacccctaaaatatgtataaattaaAGACCGTGAACACGTGGGATagcgtcaaaaaaaaaacactcccTCGCTGAATGAGTATTTGGGGTACCTTCGAAATACCTCGTGGATTGCATTAAATTCCGCCATTGTGtttgataaattttgcaaattcgtGTTTGCGAATTTATTCAcaattcatttataaaataaacaaatatcgCATTCATTCACTCTGTAGTCGATTTCAATTGCAATTCGACGGCTATCCATCGAAAATGGTCCCTTCGACACGCAAAAAACACACGACCCCCCTTGAAAAAGCGTGCGCTTTCGCTCCCCAACCACCCGAAACGTATCTatgtatttattatatattatgtagTACCTACCACTATCTATATAACATTTCCGACGAGAGGGTATCTGGTGCGTTATTAATGCCGTGAGTGGTTCtgcttttttatttgatgatatgtttcaaaaatcaattcaaattgcgacaaggaaattaatttaatacggTTTACATTAGCCAAactggaaaatattattttgaaagtttataGATATAGCACTAAATTAATCTATACTAACAGCTCTATACAAAACACACTCTAATCTTATATTCTCAGATCTCAGTCTGTGGAGGATCTAAACCATATCCTAGACAATACTCAGAGGGTCACGtagaattgagaaatttaacGAATATAGATGTTAGGGAAGACctgggttaaaaaagtcacttaagggttcagaaaaagctcaaaatatcatatttcccaaacagataaaacgaaatgtataactcatttctttaggaaatttactgccctacaactctttctcagatcattttgttctatctagctaggatatatgatattttaagctttttccaaacccttaagtgactttattagccccggtctcccctactaaaaaataataattaatgcTAAAACAACAATAATTACCTAATAATATTGTAACCCCTATTCAGTTTTCTTGATGTTATTGTTTTCCATATGGAGGTTCACATCCAAAAGGTCTCCGGTCCAAATACAAGCGGTGGAATCACAAGATTGATACTCTCCTATCCGTAAAAAGGCTCTGACATAGTAGAATCACTAAAATTATACGAAAAATTGGGGTAATAAGGAAAtagaaaaacctaaaaaaaaacatattttccatttcatattacaaaatgttgtgcaggaaattttctaaagaaaatctttacagatttaatttacaatttttagttAGTTTCTATACTTTTaggtattcttttttttaagtatattttttttatgtatgtagtataCAATGGTCTCTCAGTATATCAACTACTCGAATGTACTTTTCACATTCTTTATTTGAAGTGAGCGAGAGTGGTATATCCGAGGCGTCATTATATGAAAGTAACACTGTTTTGCCTTTCCAGAGTAGTTGTATTTTTAGATTATGGTTGTTCAATTTCTTTGGATTCTTTCTATTTCTAAAAATGCAACGATCTATTTTCCATCTTTTATATATGGTTATGTTTTTTCCCTTAAATGCTACTGTTTGAGTAAATGATAACGAATGAACTTTCCTTGGGTTTGATATAAGAATTAGAATAGATTAGAATAGAGAATTGTTATGTTTACCAATTTTTACCAATCCTTGATCTGCGACCAGAAAATGTCAGCAGTTGGGTTTTTGACTATGAGAGGAGAGAGTTATTGAGGGAAGGGATTGTATTATGACTTTTGTGGAATATTACATATTGCAGCATACAAGGCATTCGACGGTTCTGACTCAATAATAAACATATGAGAAATATGCTCCGCCCCGACGGCAAATGCTCCTCCTCTGCCTGTCATAATCAAAGTTTCGGTTTGTCATCTTCTTCTTATTAATATTTCAGTGCTCAAAGAAGGAGTCTGAGTGAGCCGAACGACGCGCAAACTCGTCGTCCGGCCAccacataaaatatgtattttcatAAAGGCAACGAAGTCTCCCGATGAGCAACTTCAAACGCTATCGCCGTTCGATGGTATACCCCCTCCGAAGAATCCCCTACAGAAGCAGAAAATGCCTCTATACATAGTCAGTAGTGTATACCTGGCCAACCTGTTCTCGTTTCTATAGGTGGAAGGGATATGCAAATTAATGATATTTTCCTGCCACACGAAATATGAAGAAGAGCGAGATACATATTCCCAATTCTATACCACTTTATGCTATACTTGGGTTGCCTTGTACCATCGGAAATTGCGGGAAATTGAGTTATGCTTCTGAAATGGAGGGGATAGTACTACGCGAGaggggaaattttcttatatactTGCCTTCCATTGGATTTGCTAGCGGTGTACAGTATGAATGTGTTGGTTTTCTCACACATATAAACATAGGTATCATGTAGTACCCCGCATATAGAACAGAAGAGTCGAATTCGAAATGACGGGCTGTTGAGGCAGCGAACTGAATCCGTCTATCAGTGCTGCTTTGACGCGCGTTTCGAATGAATCTAGACGGTGCGTGGTTCAATATTGCGTGTAACACATCTATGTGCATTGTAcggattaagaaaaaaatcctgtGACACCAGTTTTGTGTCTCCTAACCCACAGTCTGTCAATGGACTCGTGCGAAAATTCATGGCATTCATCAGGAGTTGTGTTTTCTGCGTGTGAACTTTTGACATTCTTTTAGAGCCATGTTACCACAATTCAAAGAACATTGATGCTCTCACTGATTGTGCTTTAATTAGATACCGTCATTTGACAAATTCGGTGTTCTCTTTCGTGTACCACaaccaaaatcaatttattgattgactGCATTTTGTGTTAGGCATTGATTTTAGTGTTGTGAAGATCATAAATCTCACCCCTATGGACCtggatatatacatatattgaaagtgaaaatatgagtgaaaaagtaatttaaatagAGATTGCAAATTAAACTGTACAATGTGCAATTCACTTAAAACTCACCTTCAGTTGCATCTGATTCAACAATTCAAATTTGATGATCGGAAATCGTGCGAGTTATCAAATAGAAGAAGTTCactaatttaatgaaaagacttttaataattaatttaaatatagatATTAGTTTTGACAAAGTTAATTTTCcactaataaaaattccactgAGGAAAATCAAAATCGGCAAAAATCACACAAAGGACATTAAAACATATCCGATAGACATTATCGAGTGTATGGTGGGTGGAAGATGATACAATTCGGTATTGTGAAGTACGGCATactgaagaaatttaaagataaaCCAAGACCAAATAGAGGTAGGCAATAATttgtcattttaattaattttaaaccatTTTAAGAAGTTTCTTTAACATCATTAACGTCGCCATTCGTGATAGTATTACaactttcttatttttctacttttttttaaaacctaatgtcatatttatattttgtgaaagTGTTTCCAAAATATGCCTAATCACACTGATATGgagataaaacattttttatatgaaacaTTTTAGCGTTACGCATTGGgcaacattttaataaattgtttttttttaagaaaatcacattaattaaataagttAATGTCTTCACATTAGTGCGaagtttatatatatatacataatatgtatacAATACACAGAGTGAAGTGAAAGCTCCGAAAGAAGtgaattttactaaaatatcGCAAAACCTCGATGagaatttaaatgagaaaGTGTAGccgtaatttaatttttatttgtttctcgcaaattaatttttcatatcacggttacaataatttttatgttttctgcACGACTCAAAATCTACATTTTAAAAGTGccggactttttttttaaacaaggTGTCCATACAAACGtgctttaagaaaataaacttacgAAATTCTTCTCGCGTTCAGACGCACTTTGGAGGATATATCCAAAGACACACACAAATTATATGAAactaattatgaaaaaaaatcgcaaatgACCTCAATTTTATTGGTCACGAATAATTTGTCGTTCCACACAAAAAAGACTTGATTGTGAATCAATTTGggtgtaaattaatttcaattgcgtctgaataataatatttttatctttaagtCTTATGATTgtgtttatttattcaattactTTCGGTACTGTCTacatttttgaaagaaataattgtaGAAATACTTCAACAGGGGAATTTTCTGGTGTAATTTATGTGATTTATGTGTCCCAAATATAGCGTGTATTTTTAGTATGTGGAGCCAACTGTTATACATATCTGgcagtgaatttttcattaataccTCTAGAGGGTTCGACAGGAATgtaaacagaaaattaatgttgGCTTTCCTTCTGGGGTAGAGGAACTCGCGTGTTTCCCTCTGAAACTCATCCATTGGAATATTGTCATCACACCCAGGGTGAATATTATGTTTTCCAGCAGCATGTTCAATTGATGTTGGCTAAATACATATTTCCGTCAACGTGATATATCTActctaaatattttgaacaaaaatacTTTGACATAATTATATTGAGTTAAATTCTAGAGATAAATGTActcacagcaaaaaaaattaatcaccggaatttaaagattattttaggTCTTATATTAATACGCATTGAATATGACGGTCTCTCATctagataaatattttagattttattttttcgaaaaTCATAGTATTACCATGCATCCTtattatttatgtaatttattatattataaCGCCTCTAAAATGCATAATATGGTAAACTTTTCAGATGTTCTCAATATCTCGACTATATAATATCTCGATAGTCAGAAGTCAAGCAAATTGTGAAGCAGATTTTATGCTACAGATATACTAACCAAAATGTTCAATCTTAAATGATTAGCATGTGTTATATTGTTATTCCAACTTACCTTGACCGACTTTTTGGTAGAATTTATATAACTcggaaaaatgtttaatttgataaaatagaCAGGTGGAAATGGTGTTGAGTGTCTATTTGAGTTCATAAAGCCCAAGAAAATCAGAAATTGATAAGTCCAACTAGTGCACTACAATTTCTAATTGAGGTATATATGTAGCGTATACGTAGTTTTGCATTAGGCATCATCTAAAACCTTAAAGTTTATCTAGTTGATTTACCATATATTTTTAGACACCAACTCTATTAAATGCGTCAAGAAttgttttaaaagtaaattttttttgtccaaaaaccaaaaattattgttttggGACCCATTGTTATTATACCATGCTCGAGAAAAGAAGTCTAtatgtaggggagggcggggctaataaagtcacttaagggtttggaaaaagcttaaaatatcatatttcctagctagatagaataaaatggtctgagaaagagttgtagggcagtaaatttcctaaagaaatgagcaatacatttcgcttgatttatttgggaaatatgatattttgagctttttctaaacccttaagtgacttttttaaccccgctctcccctactgtTTTTGTATAGTCCTATAAGGAGGTATGTAGTATTGCTATTTCATGTATATACGTAAACATATTGTACAGATACTAAAACCAATAGTTCAGTAATAGTATCGTCCAGTCTTCTATCAGTTTCTATACTAAATTACtaccaattttccaaaaaaaaaatcaattctatgAAGAGAAATTCTTACACATTACCCACTtctgttttctttcaaatcaattcgtgaaatttaaatagaaaattatgtatattcaTGAAATAAACAACATAACTCATTTCAATTGATGCCAACGTCGAATAACCATGTAACATTTTCCACAAACACTGAGGATGATTGAAGTAAAATCAGCGTCAAGTAGCAATTCGCACCCTCTAAAATATGGTATATATCACTGTTATTAATTGTGGCACATTGTGCCAAGTTGTTCGTTGTATTAACTGACTGTGAAAGCAGGCAAAGTttacaaatcaaaaattttaattttatttgacgGAGTCAAAAATGGTGTGAATGTACGTATACTCTAGTGGGTGCCCAATGGAATCTCCTCATTCTCACTTGCGAATGAAttcagaaaagaaagaaatgattaTGAAGTCAGTTTCCTGCCAAACCACAACTCAAACATAAATATTCGAAATGCCAAAAATGTGATCTTTGTGGGTATCTTGAGAAATATCCATACACAACACCCGCCCGCCCCCTTTTTTTAGTGCGGAATGGAGTGGAAAAAGGCCCCATCGACAGATCTTTTTGGCCAACAAAAATATACAAGTGCCAGTTGATGGGCTGTATACTCTCATGgggtgatttttctcaaattcttcCTCAATCTCCTCAACagtaatcaaataaataaatcatttaatcgACTGCAATGGGATGTGCCGATGTACCATACCAATGATATTCTGGCATCTATCGATCATCATTTCTATACTCtttaagaaaaggaaaattatgaacATCTCGTTTgtatttgtgtattttttcaaaCCTCAAATTTGTTATTCTTCCACCGATCTCCTTTCCACAGTTCACAATTCGACCCAatcaaatgattttccacaatcGCAGAGCCGACGGCATTCACGATGAGCGAAAGAGATTGGCAATTGATTGTTTTCCATGCGTGGCTTATTCATAAAGGCATTCAGCAAGTATTCTATGCTCCATCCTCTTTCATTTTACCTCTTCAGCACATCTGCTGGTCTAATCGAAATATTCCAATTTGCCCACTATGTGCGAGAAGAAGAACCTAGGCAACTTCGGAAGCTgaattgttaaataatttcatggcTCTATCTATTTGGTCAAGATAGCAGACAATCTTCTTCTGTTTCAGCGACGCACATCCACATGTCTATCTCTTAAATTCAACTACTATTGTTCTTGAAATCTCAAGTAGAATGCAATTGTAAACATAATCACATGGACATGTAAGTTCgatctacatacatattctACCGTATGTCTTCCATCTAGCATGAGCAAAGAAAGAGTAACACAGCAAAGCAATGCAATGGAATCATGGAAGTAAATAAGCGGAGTAAAGTAAAACGTTAGGATAGGCTAGGTATATGTATTGATATTACTCGGTATActcaaatttaatcaaataattaaaaattttatttagtgtAATGCCCTTCGAATACCTCGCTATAAGCATCGTAGACATTTAGGCCTATGAAAGACCTGACTCCCATTAGTAGATTTCTGAGAGTTATTCCGTTATTATTAAAACTAACTGAGAAGTAAATATCTTCACATAAAAAagtctaaataaaattagattaaaataaaaaaagaatattgctagattttttttaaagtcagacaattttaatttttttcgattttgaaACTGGATATATTGGATAGCAATAAAAAGGGAgtcgttagaaaataaagagaaatatcCCTGAAAGCAACACCCATcaaaaatctgtaaaaaaaaagatcgaTTCGCTcgttttaaattctatttgttgagctttaattttattaaaaactcgCTCCCCATATATGGCCTCCTTGGAGTTACAAAAGTAATATCGTTTTTGCCCTGTTGAAGAAGCACCTAAAGCTTAGTAGATTTCTTAATTCCGGTACTTCCAGCCACATTTCACCGCATTGTGAGAGTTTCACATAAAGACAAGATCGCTTTTTGGATAGTGAAATAGAGACATTTCTGTTATGCTGCTAAATTGTTAAAACAAGGAAAGTTTGTGTGTGACTATCTCAACCATGCACATATCGAACGATGTTTAGCTTCAACCACATacttttctcttaatttatatattattttattaaatagttCATCTAAATCGCTCACGTTTCTAGATCTGACTAAGGATATTACGAGATTTCCTGCAAATAGCGATTTAATATTGGCTGGAGAATTAGAATTTTCGgtttattagaaattttattactaatttattattattagggccctactttattaaataaatactcTCCTTGTAATAGCCTTAAATCGATAATGCTTATTGAATCATTTAGGATATTTTGCCTTTCATATAGGGTTGCAAGGTTTATGCTTCcctcaaatacatttttcatcaaaatttcaatttttgttgGCCCCTTACTTAATTATCAACTGAAataaacacagctcccgtaagtgATCGGCTTACCAGCACATTTATTATTGCCATTTGCATGGCAGATATCGAGCAACTTTTATTATACGAATAGTagtaatttaaattgcataaatatcGTCAATGCGTGGCACTAAATGCAGTCCTTTTGCTTTATTTCGCATAAAAGCCATTCCACGATGCAAAATCTCGCTGATTTGCAACATCCCCTTTTGCCATCATTTTGCTGTTGATTCTGGTTACATTTTGTGCGTTCGCTTCGCATCCATgacttttttctcattctcacACTATCCTCACCCAAAGACACTTCTTTTTCACCCAACATGGGAGGAATGAAAAATGTGCATCAGAAAATACAATGTTTTTGTGCAACTTGGACTTGACAATACATACACACAAAagtctcataaaaaaaataaagcaaagtAAGAAATGCcgagaatatattttatattgactttataatatttatttatctccAAAGATAAAAtgtcaacatgtttttcattgcaCTCTAGCAGcaagttttaaattattctctttttgacaatttagatttcattttttattgttaatttttaattcaatgatAATTAAAAGATTGTATCTTTTATCACCAAAATACATGTATGAGTAAGTCTTATACATGCCAAACTACTAGTAACGTAcattatattatattaaatttcaaatttcttttcctaatATTTGTTGCTGTAACAATTCGCGAAacatattcaaatttaataaatattatatgtaacatttctttttcaggTGACAGTGCAGGTTCCTGCTCCGAAGACGACGCTCTGTTGACCGATACGAATACTCGATTAACATGCGAGCGATGTCACGAGACATTTGCCGACGATCAAGATCTTCTAGATCATCGGGACACTTGCAGTATATCCCCTATCAGCATTCCCGTGAAAGTTGAAGCATCAACATCGCCAGAAGTGGCGGGCCATAGTAGTTCTCCAACCGGTAGTCCGGTAGCAATAGCTAAATCGGAACAATTAGGCACTGATGAAGAATCCCCAGATACCACAGATCCTATAGATTCTGGTGGTGTAGAAAAAGCCCTACGACATAGTCAAGATGCTGCAAATAATAATAGCAGTGAAGGTGATGAGGAAGCCGGAGATGATACTcttgaagatgaagaagaagaaaatatggaAAGAAGCGAAATACCTGCAGAATCAGATATAAATAGCCCGGTGGCAGGAGGTCCTTTTCCTCCTAGCCATGTTACTCTAGAGGCACTTCAAAATACAAAAGTTGCGGTAGCTCAATTTGCTGCTACCGCTTTAGCCAATAATGGCAACAATGAGGCTGCCCTCAAAGAACTCGCAGTTTTGCATTCAACACTCTTTACTCTGCAACACCAACATGTATTTCAGTTACAATTAATTCAGCAATTACAATCGCAATTATCAATGAATGTACCCAAAACTTCTGATATTGGCAAAGAAGCAACGGATATAAACAGTCATGAGGAAGAGCATATGGATGCAAAAGATGAAATGGAAGGATCTGAAGATGCAGCAGATCGGGATGACATGAGTGAGAAGCACGATGATGAAGATCTGTCCAAATTGGAACCAGAAGTCATAATTAGCAGGTTAGtttacttttaaataataCTACCCTACCCGTTTAAAACATGTAAGATCTACAAGCCTTGCAGTAAACAATATAAAAGCGAAATGTTACGTTTTGATTTTGGTCAGGAACCGAATTAATTATTGTGAATGAACCCAACAATTTACATTTAgtttcgtttaaaaaaattaattttaaaattaaattgtccaAAACTAGATgcacttaaaaaaagaaattaggtGGTATAGCATGGCAAACATGCATATAATAGTTAAGTCTTTTAAGAATAGGCCAGAATTATTAAAGAAGTTTCTCTATTAATGCCTTTTTCCAGGGATCCTAGTCCAGAACCGCttgtaaaaaaatcctcatCTCTCCTCGAAAAAGGAGATGAGCAGCCTGTACCGACAACGCAACCTCTAATTCCATCCCTTGCCTCTCACCAACCACCTAGAATTCCATCTCCAATGAAAGCACCTATGTGCCACATAAGTTCCTCTTTAGCTTCCAGTATAATAACAAATCACGATCCACCACCTTCGCTAGATGAACCAAATTCTTTGGAAATGCTCCAGAAGCGAGCTCAGGAAGTTCTTGATTCTGCCTCGCAAGGTCTTCTGGCTGGCAACTTAGCTGATGAGTTGGCATTTCGGAAAGATAAAATGTCACCTTATGATTCAAAGGGAAATCGCAATGAACCTTTCTTCAAACATCGCTGTAGATACTGCGGCAAAGTCTTTGGATCAGACTCTGCTCTCCAGATCCACATCCGTTCACATACAGGGGAACGCCCCTTTAAATGTAATGTATGCGGTAGCCGATTTACCACGAAAGGCAATCTTAAGGTGCACTTCCAACGACATACTACAAAATTTCCGCATGTCCAGATGAATCCAAATCCTATTCCAGAGCACTTAGACAAGTATCATCCTCCGCTACTATCTCAGTTGTCTCCTGGCCACCCACCTCCACAGCATACATCTCTGCCACATCCACAATTGCCTGTATCAGTGCCCGTGCCCTTTCCACCAGGTGCCGGATTTCCTGGTCTCCCTCTATATCGGCCGCCATTGGATCTACTCAAACCCATGGGTGGCCACCCTCATCCCCTCTTTGGGTTGGCACCACCACAGCATCCTGAACAGGATATGCCAGCTGATCTGAGCAAACCCTCTCAACCGCCTGCGAAATCCCCTTCGCCAACTCGGGTGCCTAAAGTGAAACAAGAACCTAGAGAAGATATAATGACACCGCCACAGGAGACACACCAACCGAGGGAAAAGTCACCACGTGAAAGAGGACGTGAGAGTATATCTCCACCACTAACAAGGGTACGCTTTGAACAGGAAACAGATAGATTCTCTCCTCCGGCCACATTCGATGATTGCTCTATGGATAGTAAGTACAGTGAACACCGCGATGGTCGTGATCAAGAACAACCTGAAAACTTGTCTGCAAAACCTGCTCCTAGATCTCCGCCTAGTAGCGCCAGCAGTCAAGCCTCTGGATCAATAATCTTTCATGGTTCCACAGGTGGACCTGATCCCACCAAAGATCCTGCTTTGTACTCGTCTCTCCTGCCACGGCCTGGGAGTAATGACAACTCTTGGGAAAGTCTCATTGAAGTGACAAAAACATCAGAGACATCAAAGTTACAGCAACTGGTAGATAACATTGAACACAAACTTACAGATCCAAATCAGTGTGTCGTGTGCCACAGGGTTCTCTCGTGCAAGAGTGCTCTCCAAATGCATTATCGGACTCACACGGGTGAGCGACCGTTTCGTTGTCGCATCTGTGGTCGTGCTTTTACTACCAAAGGAAACCTCAAGACTCACATGGGTGTACATCGAATGAAGCCCCCAATGAGGACACTTCATCAGTGTCCAGTGTGTCATAAAAAATACTCTAATGCCCTAGTGTTGCAACAGCATATCCGAATGCATACAGGAGAACCTACAGACCTGACACTAGAACAAATCCAGGCAGCTGAAGTAAGAGATTTTCCTTCACTGTCACCAGGACCATTTGGTATGGGCCCATTTGGATTTCCTTTGGGAGCTGGAGTATCTAGCCATGTTGGTGGTTCAGGATCGTCTCTAGGTGATAATGATGACTTTATGGAGGATGATGAGGATTTTGATGACGAAAACAGCAATTCCGGCG harbors:
- the LOC129789292 gene encoding homeotic protein spalt-major-like isoform X3: MSRRKQSRPIRVQDDDEELCTKPPIKDSKDGNMENGDSAGSCSEDDALLTDTNTRLTCERCHETFADDQDLLDHRDTCSISPISIPVKVEASTSPEVAGHSSSPTGSPVAIAKSEQLGTDEESPDTTDPIDSGGVEKALRHSQDAANNNSSEGDEEAGDDTLEDEEEENMERSEIPAESDINSPVAGGPFPPSHVTLEALQNTKVAVAQFAATALANNGNNEAALKELAVLHSTLFTLQHQHVFQLQLIQQLQSQLSMNVPKTSDIGKEATDINSHEEEHMDAKDEMEGSEDAADRDDMSEKHDDEDLSKLEPEVIISRDPSPEPLVKKSSSLLEKGDEQPVPTTQPLIPSLASHQPPRIPSPMKAPMCHISSSLASSIITNHDPPPSLDEPNSLEMLQKRAQEVLDSASQGLLAGNLADELAFRKDKMSPYDSKGNRNEPFFKHRCRYCGKVFGSDSALQIHIRSHTGERPFKCNVCGSRFTTKGNLKVHFQRHTTKFPHVQMNPNPIPEHLDKYHPPLLSQLSPGHPPPQHTSLPHPQLPVSVPVPFPPGAGFPGLPLYRPPLDLLKPMGGHPHPLFGLAPPQHPEQDMPADLSKPSQPPAKSPSPTRVPKVKQEPREDIMTPPQETHQPREKSPRERGRESISPPLTRVRFEQETDRFSPPATFDDCSMDSKYSEHRDGRDQEQPENLSAKPAPRSPPSSASSQASGSIIFHGSTGGPDPTKDPALYSSLLPRPGSNDNSWESLIEVTKTSETSKLQQLVDNIEHKLTDPNQCVVCHRVLSCKSALQMHYRTHTGERPFRCRICGRAFTTKGNLKTHMGVHRMKPPMRTLHQCPVCHKKYSNALVLQQHIRMHTGEPTDLTLEQIQAAEVRDFPSLSPGPFGMGPFGFPLGAGVSSHVGGSGSSLGDNDDFMEDDEDFDDENSNSGDMGSTSGNSLPTSLAALENQVRTITTMASQLSASGLVARSTEDISRAHFIPSHTASNGERSSPPQSPAATQPSPAPSENSTGGALDLTPRTSVPPHCSPPMMHSGPPLGMFPNFPLLPHGPIASSTPMMNSALNSLAQSVLPASPFNPLGISGVRGNTTCNICFKTFACNSALEIHYRSHTKERPFKCTICDRGFSTKNEELLHTSFHTSKRGNMKQHMLTHKIRDMPQHMFGNSTASSDASQFRQETRSENSSSSMDGRGSNHEQDNERERSLSAHVLRRSSHDGSPNGETIKHEPGMKRSPSEPEHPSLPKRPLTSSSASQQTPVINTPSVSQPSAPITLQRSASPPLPPISLIAAPSKSPTSGQKLELGLLPLQREMERSERLERSEKHAAEERSSASQPPSSTASSGDNTNSKHLCGVCRKNFSSSSALQIHMRTHTGDKPFRCSVCQKAFTTKGNLKVHMGTHMWSNGASRRGRRMSLELPLNRPLPLNPQDSEFLQRRPDLFYPYLPAPFLNGMQQKQQGGGPGSLSSPPGLTNKYAGLLGFSGFIPGGHPLMGAVPGSQHHSPSPSPLSDKPPSSVSPTPSGGGGDGDGGSSPRSRDQSTPQRLWDLHYERKSAGANGTVGGDGAAMEGIALLAPPTRGEGLAA